A window of Variovorax paradoxus genomic DNA:
GCGATGCTGAGCAACCATTACAGCTTCACCTACACGCACAAGTACAACTGGATCGTGCTGCTGCTCATCATGTTGGGCGGCGCGGCGATTCGCCAGTTCTTCGTGGTGCGCCACCGCTTCAAGCTGGGCAATGCGGGCAATCCGCTGCCGTATGCCATGGTCGGCATCGTGGTGCTGGGCCTGACCATCGTCTGGATGAAGCCCGAGCCCGTGGCCGCGCCGGCAGTGGCCGCTGCCGCGGCGCCGGCCGTGCCGTTCTCCGACGTGCAGAAGGTGCTCGAGCAGCGCTGCTTCATGTGCCACGGCCCGGCCGTGCAGATGAAGAACGTGCGGGTCGATTCCCCCGAGCAGGTGGCCGCGCATGCGCAGGCGATCTACCAGCAGGTCGTGGTCACCAAGATCATGCCGATGAACAACGCGACCGGCATCACCGACGAGGAGCGCGCCCTCATCAGCCGCTGGTTCCAGGCCGGCGCGAAGACCACCAACTAGGCACCCCGAAAAAGTTGACCGGCGAGGGGCGGGGCCTGGTCCGCAGCACAATTGCCGGTCTGGAGACAAACCGCAATGACCGCTTCGAACCCGTCCTTGGCCCCCGCCCCCGATCCGCGCGAAGACCCGCGCGCCTTCCTCGAACATCTCTACCGCGTGGCGGTCGACCGTGCGCTGCCGCTGGGCGTTGGTGCATGGATACCGCTGGGACCGGGGTTACCCCAACCCCGCAGGGGCTTAGACGGCAGCTGCTGAAGTGCGGACGGAGTTCGGGCGTCCAGCGCTCAGCATGCGGTTGAGCACCGCCACCGCAGCATTTGCCTCGGCCTGCTGGCCACGTGGATCACGGGCACGCAACTTTGGCCCGATGATGGCCTTGAAGCGACCCATCGTGGTTTCCACCAGCGCACGTTTGCCGTAGCCATAGGCCTCTTGCCACTCCAGCCGTCCCAAGCTTTGAATCATCAACAGGTGGTTGTCGCGTGTGGTCGGCGCTGCCTCGAATTGCGCGCTGGGCTGGGCGGTAACGCGCGGTGGAATAATGACGTCGATTTGCGTATCGCGTTGGGCAATCCGCTCGTAGGTTGGCTCGCCGTCATAGGCGCCGTCGGCGGTAACAGAGGCGACTTCGTGCTCGATCTGATCAAGCAGTGGACCAACCTGAGATGGGTCATCGACATCCTGGCCAGTCAAGACCGACGCCTCGATGTGCCCCGTGCTGGCGTCCACTGCCAAGTGCAGCTTTCTCCAGCTACGCCGCGACT
This region includes:
- a CDS encoding IS5 family transposase, which translates into the protein MPNKFNADHRHHIPKMRHFVRNWPEYESGLRNRGSLTFWVTPQAMQLWPAQARSTPGGQSIYSNQAIQTSLMLRLVFGQALRQTEGLMRSIFQLLEIDLKAPDHTTLSRRSMTLKALPRQCALPAGPLHLLIDSTGLKLFGAGEWLQKKHGQKSRRSWRKLHLAVDASTGHIEASVLTGQDVDDPSQVGPLLDQIEHEVASVTADGAYDGEPTYERIAQRDTQIDVIIPPRVTAQPSAQFEAAPTTRDNHLLMIQSLGRLEWQEAYGYGKRALVETTMGRFKAIIGPKLRARDPRGQQAEANAAVAVLNRMLSAGRPNSVRTSAAAV